In Bacillota bacterium, a single window of DNA contains:
- a CDS encoding MFS transporter codes for MGARPGEATGRAAFAAAALAALELGWVEAARSAALLAFLPLHAARWIGVGAAGALVSLAYLADTAAKPLAGWWARRHGRALLWVAPLLLAAGSLLLATARSVPALGAGALLTGVGGAPVWPLALAQSGYAYEGQAGFGQGPAFGAWVAGSAAGYLAVLLLPPPLSRPFLLVMGVSAALLMPVTLRRVARPPAAEGAASTALAGAPVRPAGGVPPAWSLARRLARSLLLMSGLAMLPGALVPYFPRLLRLVPAGQRLLLAAAGAGGLLAGFVGGGRVAGVARPLPLLRASALLLALGLLLAALSRRPLAWLLAVLAATAGYGAAVVTWNGWLALALPEELGPAGFGLASSVEDAGFALGPGLAGLALAHAGFHGLLDLAAGLAGLLALLWFLPLSA; via the coding sequence ATGGGAGCGCGTCCGGGCGAGGCGACCGGGCGGGCGGCCTTCGCGGCCGCGGCCTTGGCGGCGCTGGAGCTGGGTTGGGTGGAGGCCGCGCGGAGCGCGGCACTGCTAGCCTTTCTGCCCCTGCATGCGGCGCGCTGGATCGGCGTCGGCGCGGCAGGCGCCCTGGTCTCGCTGGCCTACCTGGCCGACACGGCCGCCAAGCCGCTGGCCGGCTGGTGGGCCCGTCGCCACGGTCGCGCGCTCCTCTGGGTCGCTCCCCTCCTCCTGGCCGCGGGCAGCCTGCTCCTCGCCACAGCTCGCAGCGTCCCCGCTCTGGGCGCGGGCGCCCTTCTGACGGGGGTGGGGGGCGCGCCCGTCTGGCCCCTGGCCCTGGCGCAGTCGGGTTACGCCTACGAAGGGCAGGCCGGCTTCGGGCAGGGGCCCGCCTTCGGCGCCTGGGTGGCCGGCTCGGCCGCCGGCTACCTGGCCGTCCTGCTCCTGCCACCCCCGCTCTCCCGGCCCTTTCTCCTCGTCATGGGGGTGAGCGCGGCGCTCTTGATGCCCGTCACCCTCCGCCGGGTCGCCCGGCCGCCGGCCGCCGAGGGGGCCGCCTCGACGGCGCTGGCCGGCGCGCCGGTCCGGCCGGCCGGCGGGGTTCCTCCCGCCTGGTCGCTGGCCCGCCGCCTGGCCCGGTCGCTCCTGCTCATGTCCGGCCTGGCCATGCTGCCCGGCGCCCTGGTCCCCTACTTCCCGCGACTGCTTCGCCTCGTCCCCGCGGGCCAGCGACTGCTTCTCGCGGCCGCAGGCGCCGGCGGGCTCCTCGCCGGCTTCGTGGGCGGCGGGCGCGTCGCGGGGGTTGCGCGCCCTCTCCCTCTCCTGCGCGCCAGCGCCCTTCTTCTGGCCCTCGGCCTTCTCCTCGCCGCCCTCTCGCGCCGCCCCCTGGCCTGGCTTCTGGCCGTGCTGGCCGCCACCGCCGGCTACGGGGCGGCCGTGGTCACCTGGAACGGCTGGCTGGCCCTCGCCCTCCCCGAGGAGCTGGGGCCTGCCGGCTTCGGTCTCGCCTCCAGCGTGGAGGACGCCGGCTTCGCCCTCGGCCCGGGCCTGGCCGGACTTGCGCTGGCGCACGCCGGCTTCCACGGTCTTCTCGACCTGGCCGCCGGACTGGCGGGACTCCTGGCGCTTCTCTGGTTCCTTCCTCTTTCTGCCTGA